AGACCATCAACCAGCCCCTCATAGGTCGGAATGTCAGAAAGAAGGATCCTCCTCTCGGGAAACATCATGTTCCAGGAATCTAGCAGAACCCTTATAGTTGAGACATGTCTTGCGACTCTGAGATCTAGAGGATAACCTGTTTCGTCATACGGGGCGAACAATTTACCGTCTTTGGAAGCCTGCAAGTAGAACTTGTCGATTCCCTCTGTAACGAGATCTTCCGTTGTCTTTCCCCGCAGTCTTCCCTGTGAAGGATTTGATACTTCGAGGAGAACGACTTGGGCATCTGAATTATCCCCGATCTCTCTGTGAGTAAGCCCTCTGAGATTGACTGGAGACTCTTCGAGTCTGATGTCGACACCTTCCATCTCGAGCATCATCTGAGTCATAATTGCTAGTTCTGCGGAATCCTGGTGAAAGACGATTGCGTTGTTTACTGGATACTCCGGCGAAGACTCGTGCAGATCGCAAACCAGATCTATTTCCTCTTCGAGCACTAGATTCATAATAGCGGCAGCCACCTTTTCGGTAGAATAACCGTCTTCTCGACCGGGGAAGGTCCTGTTCAGGTTCGAAACTTCTCCGCCTCCCAGCGTGGCCCCCGTCGGGTGAAGATATATTGTCGGATCTGGCCACTGTGAAATGGGATTGGTCCTCCGTGAACCGAATCTGAAGACTCTTTGCGAGCCGTCGGGCAATTGTATTGAAAAGAATTGAGGAGAACCTTCCATTGCGTCATTATGGGTAAAGGCGCTGTGATTTGATCTAGGTATCACATAAATGGTTCCCGAAATTGCAGACACGTTCTCGACAAATACAATTGCTGCAAGAGTGCCGCCGGGTTCGTTTGGATGCGTTCCGCCGAGAAGAAGGAACTTCCCACCTTCTTCTGAGCCGTTGATCACATAGACCTCAGTATCCAGCATCGTGCCTTCAATAGAGGGCAGCCATTCGCTCAACATTCTTATTTCCGTCACGCCGGAGCCGGGAATAATCGGCGGATCTTCCCACATGGAGGTAAATGAAAAGGCAGATAAAACAACAACCACGGCAACAATCGCAATGAAAACAAGGAATTTAAAATGTCTTTTCAATGATACCAACCCTTTCTGCCCCGAAAAACTATCAGAATGAAGAATCCTCACCATCTAAGCGCTCGGCAACAAGAAAACTCCAGAACCTTGAGACTTAATCAGTAATTAGGGGGGCTTAAAAATGATGGATACGATATAATCATTATACTACCTAATCGCACTTAAAATGGTCTTTGCAGAAATATCAACCTATCATTAACCAGGAAGATAGACGACTCGAAATGCCGGGATCTGATTCAGAATTTCCCTTTTTTCACAATTGACTTTGTTCAGTAAGTGATAAGAGAATCGAACTATGTATGTTCAGTGTACAACCATAATCTTGATGCAAGAACTGCGCTCGGGAACCCATACGGGGTAATGCTCTTGCAGATGATCTGGAGGCCGGGGATGAGATGGTTGGGATTCACGATACTGGTCTTGATGACTCTTCTTCTTTTTGTTCAAACGGCAGTTTCGTCGCTTGAACTGGAGAGCTTCATGGTTCCCTTTCTTTCTATCATTGTCGTTGGTTTTGTATGGGAAGCTTTCCGAGAGTTCCCGGCAAAACAACCGGTCTCGAAGATGCTGAAGGAATACCCGATTGTTTTGATAGCGGTTGTTGCGGGCACACTTTCGGCATATGTTGTCAATATCTATCTCGGCCTCGGCGCAATTATTGCAGCTTCACTTGTCGGTCTATTCGGTACTGCCATCGTGAAGAAATATGCTGTAGAAGTCTATTGCGGAGCTTTTGTCGGGATGGTTTCTACCGATGTACTTCATGATTTTGGACATATTGTTATTGCAGGAGCAATTGCGGGAACGGTATTCTTCTTGACCAGGGATGTGTTCAAGGGATACGGCGGAAAGCTTGGCACGATAGCCTTCAGTAGCTGGATACTGGTTTCAACCAGTTCCAGATGCAGGTTGCTCGATGTGCTCGTTGAATTTCGTCATTTTGGAATAAGCATAATGCTCTTCAGTATTGGCGCCGCCGTCCTGACCTATTCATTAAGCATTAGGCTGAAAAACGACCCCGTGTTTGCCTCCTCTCTGGTCAGTCTGCTTGGAGGGCTGCTTCTTCCCGCATTTGGTGCCGAAAACGCGGCAGTAATGGCGGCCGTAGTGATGGCTGCTTCCTTTGTCGGTATGTCTTCCAGAGAGAAGTTAAGGAGCGAAAAGGCAGTTCTCTTCAGTGCGCTGATTATGGGGATAATGTTCATCTATAGCGCGAATCATTTCGGAGGAGCCGGCGGAAAACTGGGAACGCTCGCCTTCGGAAGTGTTGTCTCATCCAGGGGACTGGTGTCCCTCGGAAAGATGATTATCCGAAAGAGAGCTGTTAACTAGACTAGTGTTCGATTATCAAGGGAGATTCGATTACATGGATTACTCCGTCTCTGCACAGAATATCTCTTTCGACTATCGGGATTCCGTTAATTGTGGACTGATCACTTATCCTTACGGTCAAGGGCTTTCCATTTGCCGCAAATATTGTCCGAGCGATCCTCAGTTCAGAGTGGAGGTATTCGTTTGGAACGACGTGAAAAGCGAGCAGTTTTTCCAGGGATTCTCGGTCGCTGGAAACCAGGTTAATATCCACTTCAAGATTGAGTAGCGCCTCATTTGGCACAGCAAAGACGGTGATACGATGCTTCTCATTCGAGCGGATATCTGGATCCAGTGTTTCGAGAAGCGTCCGCATGAGAGCGAATCCCTTTTCTTCTAGAGTCTCATTGATTGATGGCAGGTTTCTCCGTGAATTCCGAGGGAACATCACATGATCGATAACGTGTATGATTCCGTTTCTTGCCTCTATATCGGGCACGCTTATCAGAGTGTTCTGCACGCAGAGTCCTGACTCAGCCACTTTCACCTCAATTATCTCTCCCTGCAGCGATCTCACTTCGTTTTCAAAGATTAAATCACCGGTTGTGAAGAGACCTTCCGATATGTGATAAAGAAGCACCTCCCTTAGCCATTCCGGGTCACTCAGTAGAGCTTCCATCGTTTCACATGGTATTCTGGCAAAGGCGAGATCGCTCGGCACGAAGACGGTCATCGGACCCTCACCTTTCAAAGCATCCACTACGGCCGTCTCTTCAAAAGCAGACATCGCCACGTCCAGTATTCCTGTATTCCTCATTACCTGGGCAATGTCCGGCTCTTCACGGGGGAATATCACAGAATCTATCACATGAATCATGCCGTTCGATGCCTGGATGTCCCTGACCACTATTGTTGAACCGTCAACTCTTACGCCGCCTCTGGAATCGATCGAAAGTGACTGACCGAGAAGCGTCTCAAGTTCTGGATTCTGGACGATCATGCTAGAGCACAGGCTTCCACGAACTATGTGGAATAGAAGGACTCTCCGCATAAAGGGCCGATTGTCTGAAAGATCTTCTGCAGTCCTTCCCGGCAGCTGCAGAAAGGCGTTGTCCTCAGGCGCAAACAATGTGAAGGGTCCCGGACCAGAGAGAAGATCATCAAGTCCCGCAACCTGAACCATTTCGGCAAGGGTACTCAGCTGTTCAACATCGTGCAGGGTTGAAAAAATATCTTTCTGTCCAAATGCCATTACTACCGTAAGAAGCAGAATCAGCAAAACTATTCTCTTTCTCATCGCTACACCCTCCCTTCCGGTGCAAGAAGAGCCGGCCTACATCTGGATTTTACAACGAATATCTAGTTTTTCGCAGCGAGGAGAGGTGTGAGCAAATGAAAACGGGAGGCGGGCAATCTTCACCCGCCTCCCGGAGTAGGTTATTAGAGGAACTACTTCTTCGGTTTTTCTTTCTTGGTTTCTTTTCTTGCTTCTTTCTTAACTTCTTTCTTCTTGTCCGCCATACTGGACACCTCTTTTTCTCGCGGCTCATGTCCGCATCAATTGAATTCTAGCACTGTTCCCTGCAAGTTGCTTCCAATATTTATCCTGCTATGAAAAGTATTGGAATCAAAACACATTGCTCCAACCGGGAGGAACAAACAGAGACATCTTCGACTCGAAGAGAAGTTGTATTTG
This window of the Mesotoga infera genome carries:
- a CDS encoding fasciclin domain-containing protein — translated: MRKRIVLLILLLTVVMAFGQKDIFSTLHDVEQLSTLAEMVQVAGLDDLLSGPGPFTLFAPEDNAFLQLPGRTAEDLSDNRPFMRRVLLFHIVRGSLCSSMIVQNPELETLLGQSLSIDSRGGVRVDGSTIVVRDIQASNGMIHVIDSVIFPREEPDIAQVMRNTGILDVAMSAFEETAVVDALKGEGPMTVFVPSDLAFARIPCETMEALLSDPEWLREVLLYHISEGLFTTGDLIFENEVRSLQGEIIEVKVAESGLCVQNTLISVPDIEARNGIIHVIDHVMFPRNSRRNLPSINETLEEKGFALMRTLLETLDPDIRSNEKHRITVFAVPNEALLNLEVDINLVSSDRESLEKLLAFHVVPNEYLHSELRIARTIFAANGKPLTVRISDQSTINGIPIVERDILCRDGVIHVIESPLIIEH
- a CDS encoding succinylglutamate desuccinylase yields the protein MVRILHSDSFSGQKGLVSLKRHFKFLVFIAIVAVVVVLSAFSFTSMWEDPPIIPGSGVTEIRMLSEWLPSIEGTMLDTEVYVINGSEEGGKFLLLGGTHPNEPGGTLAAIVFVENVSAISGTIYVIPRSNHSAFTHNDAMEGSPQFFSIQLPDGSQRVFRFGSRRTNPISQWPDPTIYLHPTGATLGGGEVSNLNRTFPGREDGYSTEKVAAAIMNLVLEEEIDLVCDLHESSPEYPVNNAIVFHQDSAELAIMTQMMLEMEGVDIRLEESPVNLRGLTHREIGDNSDAQVVLLEVSNPSQGRLRGKTTEDLVTEGIDKFYLQASKDGKLFAPYDETGYPLDLRVARHVSTIRVLLDSWNMMFPERRILLSDIPTYEGLVDGLGTYLNPVS